Below is a genomic region from Paraburkholderia phenazinium.
GGGTGGTGGTTCTGAAAAAAGTCAGGTATGGACAGGTGCAATCGGGGCGTAGGCGGCCGCGAACCACGTGTCATTGCGCTACGCCGCGGCCAGGGCCGCGTACGGCCCGCCTCGCCGCTCGCCTGCCGACGTGTCAGCGAGCCATCGACTAGCGGAAGCGGCCAGCTGCCTCAGGCGAACAGATCGCGGTAGCCGATAAACAGTTCCTCGAAGACCAGCCGCGCGTTCAGCGGATGATTTTCCACCGCGCGCTGACGCGTCACGGTCTTGATAAAGCGGGCGAACGCCGTGGCATCCGTCTGCGCGGCGCAGCGGTCCAATGCCGCCGCAGCCTGCGGGAAGTAACGCGGTGCCCCAGCGGTCCGCTGAGCCAGCAGGTCATACAGCCAACGCTGCAGCCAGCCGAGCACGAGCGGCACCGGCAGCTTTTGCAGCGCCTCGGCGCACGCGAACGCATCGCACTGCGGGCCGGCAGCGAGCTGTTTGAGGGTCCAGTCGCGCAAGGTCCGGTTCTCGTCGCTCGCCAGCGCCAGCGCGGTGAGCGGCGCGCCGCCCGCCTCGGCGAGCAGCGCCGGCGCGTCGGCCACGCCCTGCGCGGCGAGCCACGGCGTCGCGATCTCCGGCGCGGGCGCGGTCATCGGCCACTGGCGGCAGCGGCTGATGATGGTCGGCAGCAGACGGTCGATGCGCGCCGACACCATCAGAAACACCACGCCCGCCGGCGGCTCTTCGAGCGTTTTCAGGAGCGCGTTGGCGGCGGCCACGTTGAGCGCCTCGGCCGGCGCCAGCACGACGACGCGCGCCCCGCCGCGATGCGAACCCACGCCAGTGAAATCGAGCAGTGCGCGCACCTGTTCGATCTTGATTTCCTTGCTCGGCGCGCGGGTCTTTTTGGCGTCGTCGGCGTCGGCTTTGTCAGCTTTTTCATCAGCGGCCGCGCTGGCGAGACCGGCTTCGGCGGCTAACGCCTCGGGCACGACGATCCGGTAGTCCGGATGGTTGCCCTGCACGAACCAGTTGCACGCGGCGCACGTTCCGCACGGCTCGCCGTTCGGAAGCTGGGCCTCGCACAACAGCCCTTGCGCCAGATGCTGCGCAAAGCGCAGCTTGCCGATCCCGGCTTGCCCATGGAGCAGCAACGCATGTGGCCAATGCCCGCGTAGCTGTTGCAGACGGTTCCAGTCATCGGCTTGCCACGGATAAATCATTGTTTCTCTTTAAATTCAATCGGTTGTCGTTGTTTTATCAGGTGAAACACGAGCTTTCGGGTCATTATAACGCTGATTAATATTTGTTAAAAATCAAAGCGTTGTAATCAGCTCTTCAAGTCGTTTCTGAATCTGCGGAATGCTCTGCGTGGAGTCAATGATAGCGAACCGGTACGGCGCTTCTTCGGCCCGGCGCAGATATTCGGCGCGCGTACGGGTGAAAAACGCGTCCGATTCGCTTTCGAAGCGATCCGGCTCGCGCGCCGAGCTGCGGCGCTCGCTGGCAGTGTCCGGCGACACGTCGAACAGCAGCGTCAGGTCCGGCTGAAAGCCGCCCTGCACCCAGCGCTCCAGGGCTTCGAGCTTGTCGCGTGGCAGGCCGCGGCCACCGCCCTGATAGGCGAACGTGGCGTCGCTGAAGCGGTCGGACAGCACCCAGTCGCCGCGCGCGAGCGCCGGCTCGATGACCTGCGCCAGATGTTCGCGGCGCGCGGCGAACATCAGCAGCGCCTCGGTTTCGAGGTCCATCGTCTGGTGCAGCAGAATCTCGCGCAGCGACTCGCCGAGCGCCGTGCCGCCCGGTTCGCGGGTCATGACGACGCTCCGGCCGCTCGCCGCAATGTGCGCTTCGAGGCGCTCGCGAAACCACGCGAGATGGGTGGTCTTGCCCGCCCCGTCAATGCCTTCGAATGTGATGAATTTGCCCCGCGCCATCATTGCCCTCGAATATATTTGTCGACGGCCTTGTTGTGATCGCCGAGTGTGTCAGAAAAAATGCTGCTGCCGTCGCCGCGCGACACGAAGTACAGCGCCGTGCTCTGCGCCGGGTTCAGCGCCGCCTGCAGCGACGCGACGCCCGGCAGCGAAATGGGCGTTGGCGGTAGGCCCATGCGCGTGTACGTGTTGTAGGGCGTGTCGGCCAGCAGGTCGTGCTTGTGCAGATGGCCCGTGTAGCCGTCACCCATCCCGTAGATCACCGTCGGATCGGTCTGCAGCGGCATGCCCACACGCAGCCGGTTCGCGAACACCGCCGCGACCATGGGCCGGTCGGAGGGCTTGCCGGTTTCCTTCTCGATGATGGATGCCATCGTCAGTGCATCATACGGCGTCTTGTACGGCAGCCCTGGTGAACGTGCCATCCAGGCTTCGTCGAGGCGCTCGCGCATCAGATGATAGGCGCGCCGGTACACGTCGAGGTCGCTGGTGTTCTTGTCGAACAGGTAGGTGTCGGGGAAAAACAACCCTTCGCCGTTGCCGATTGCGGCTTCCGGTGCGCCGATCGCGCTCAGCAGATCGGCATCGCTCATGCC
It encodes:
- the tmk gene encoding dTMP kinase; amino-acid sequence: MARGKFITFEGIDGAGKTTHLAWFRERLEAHIAASGRSVVMTREPGGTALGESLREILLHQTMDLETEALLMFAARREHLAQVIEPALARGDWVLSDRFSDATFAYQGGGRGLPRDKLEALERWVQGGFQPDLTLLFDVSPDTASERRSSAREPDRFESESDAFFTRTRAEYLRRAEEAPYRFAIIDSTQSIPQIQKRLEELITTL
- a CDS encoding DNA polymerase III subunit delta' — encoded protein: MIYPWQADDWNRLQQLRGHWPHALLLHGQAGIGKLRFAQHLAQGLLCEAQLPNGEPCGTCAACNWFVQGNHPDYRIVVPEALAAEAGLASAAADEKADKADADDAKKTRAPSKEIKIEQVRALLDFTGVGSHRGGARVVVLAPAEALNVAAANALLKTLEEPPAGVVFLMVSARIDRLLPTIISRCRQWPMTAPAPEIATPWLAAQGVADAPALLAEAGGAPLTALALASDENRTLRDWTLKQLAAGPQCDAFACAEALQKLPVPLVLGWLQRWLYDLLAQRTAGAPRYFPQAAAALDRCAAQTDATAFARFIKTVTRQRAVENHPLNARLVFEELFIGYRDLFA
- the mltG gene encoding endolytic transglycosylase MltG, encoding MPLLKKCLVAGTIVVALAAAGVAGVYHWANSPINLTPPQLDVTVKPHSSLRSVTLQLNRGGVPVEPELFVVMTRVLGLQTQLKSGNYEFKSGVTPYEVLQKLARGDVNEYVATIIEGWTFKRMRAELDANPALKHDTAGMSDADLLSAIGAPEAAIGNGEGLFFPDTYLFDKNTSDLDVYRRAYHLMRERLDEAWMARSPGLPYKTPYDALTMASIIEKETGKPSDRPMVAAVFANRLRVGMPLQTDPTVIYGMGDGYTGHLHKHDLLADTPYNTYTRMGLPPTPISLPGVASLQAALNPAQSTALYFVSRGDGSSIFSDTLGDHNKAVDKYIRGQ